A genomic window from Astatotilapia calliptera unplaced genomic scaffold, fAstCal1.2 U_scaffold_58, whole genome shotgun sequence includes:
- the LOC113018306 gene encoding butyrophilin subfamily 1 member A1-like encodes MDGIFLKPLLRRVTALVFQHIVVVLLLTLVCKGNSQKIGPSPPLIAVAGDDIVLPCQLEPPVDAVQMTIEWGKPDLNPRFVFVRHNGQELQTDQNTAYKGRVSLSIDKLKHGDVSLKLSKVKVSDSGRYRCYIPQQSKEYFVELLVGTSSQPGVNLAGLDKASSRVMLDCKSAGWYPKPEVIWMDSEGNLLSAGPTETLRGPDDLYTVSSRVTVEKRHNNNFTCRVQQRNTNQSRETHIYVPDDFFVVPASCVVAVTFNVIFCLIFVLAVAIFMWKNKMKIQDTPTTECQSFLEDLGNINGKLDEELKVCEEKQKNAVQRMIDVLKEILTQLEKKKEQFISQTKEAERLATENEEKIKSVENDSALKGDKAKGYFKLKEIMIDVKGEIDKVKQNNQQFGFNTDTLIKTINDEVSRMTQQKEELEKHLVQMKRQMEEIESKRNKIQSKFENLPKNNRNFKIIRRGKKNCLNDTVV; translated from the exons ATGGATGGAATTTTTCTTAAGCCTCTGCTCAGAAGAGTCACTGCTTTGGTTTTCCAGCACATTGTGGTCGTACTTCTACTGACACTAGTTTGCAAAG GGAATTCACAGAAGATCGGTCCATCTCCGCCATTGATAGCAGTGGCTGGTGACGACATTGTTTTGCCATGCCAGCTGGAACCTCCCGTGGATGCTGTTCAGATGACAATTGAGTGGGGAAAACCTGATTTGAACCCcagatttgtgtttgtgcgGCATAATGGACAGGAGCTTCAGACTGATCAAAACACAGCCTACAAGGGAAGAGTGTCACTGTCCATCGATAAGCTAAAGCACGGAGATGTTTCACTGAAGCTGTCCAAAGTGAAAGTCTCTGATAGTGGAAGATACAGATGCTACATTCCACAACAGAGTAAAGAATATTTTGTTGAGCTTCTAGTTG GTACTTCCTCCCAACCTGGTGTCAACTTAGCAGGACTCGATAAAGCGAGCAGCAGAGTGATGTTGGATTGTAAGTCTGCAGGATGGTATCCAAAGCCTGAAGTAATATGGATGGACAGTGAGGGAAACCTCCTCTCTGCTGGGCCTACAGAGACCCTCAGAGGTCCCGATGACCTCTATActgtcagcagcagagtgactgtAGAAAAGAGACATAACAACAACTTCACCTGCAGAGTCCAACAGAGGAACACCAACCagagcagagaaacacacatatatgttCCAG atgATTTCTTCGTGGTTCCAGCAAGTTGTGTTGTTGCTGTCACCTTTAATGTGATTTTCTGCCTCATATTTGTTCTTGCAGTCGCTATTTTTATGTGGAAAAACA AGATGAAAATTCAAGATACTCCTACCACAGAATGTCAGTCTTTCCTGGAAGATTTAGGCAACATAAATGGAAAACTTGATGAAGAGTTAAAAGtgtgtgaagaaaaacaaaagaatgcaGTACAGAGGATGATTGATGTTCTAAAGGAGATTTTGACTCAattagagaagaagaaagaacaatTTATCAGCCAAACAAAGGAGGCAGAAAGACTGGCTACGGAGAATGAGGAGAAGATTAAATCAGTTGAAAATGATTCTGCATTAAAGGGAGATAAAGCAAAGGGATACTTCAAACTAAAAGAAATCATGATCGATGTCAAAGGGGAAATAGATaaggtaaaacaaaataatcaacagTTTGGATTTAATACAGACACGCTAATAAAGACTATAAATGATGAGGTTTCTAGAATGACACAACAGAAAGAAGAACTGGAGAAACACTTAGTGCAAATGAAAAGACAAATGGAGGAGATAGAGAGTAAGAGAAATAAGATCCAATCGAAGTTTGAGAATCTGccaaaaaataatagaaatttCAAAATTATTAGGCGGggcaaaaaaaattgtttaaatgACACAGTAGTGTAA